From Camelina sativa cultivar DH55 chromosome 5, Cs, whole genome shotgun sequence:
GTAACCCACAATTAGAGCAGTCCAAGTTATCAAATCTCTGGCTTCCACAGAGTTGAATATAACATTCGCATCTTCTAAGCTTCCGCACTTTGTGTACATTGTTACAAGAGAGTTGTTTACTGACAAAGATGATGGCAAACCAGATTTAATATAATTCCCATGTACCTGTTGCCCAAACTCCAGAAGCGTTAACTCTGCCGAGGCACTTAATACACTCGCTGTAACAATCTGATCAGGAGAAATGCCTTCAACTCTCATGTTACAGAACAACTTCAATGCCTCTTCATAAGATCCGTTATGTGTATTGCCTGTGACTAGAGCCGTCCAAGATATCACATCCTTCTCAATCATCCCTTCAAAAACTTTCAACGCTGAATCCATAATTCCTCTTTTAGCATACATATCCACAAGAGCGTTATTCACAAGTTTGTAAGTCCCATACCCTGTTTTCACAATCAGACAATGAGCAGAAGAAGCTATCTTTATATCTGTCCTAGACAAAGCAAAACAATTTAAGATGGATGGGATCGTGAAATCATCTATTTTCATATCTCGCTCATGCATTCTTCCGAAAAAGGACAGAGCTTCTTCTATAAGACCTTGCCTAACACACCCTACAATCATCGAGTTCCAAGAAACCACATCATCAGCTTCCATACCTTCTAACAAAGCTCTTGCCGTTTCCAAGTCTCTGCACTTAGCATACATATCAATCAATGCGCTCTGAACATAGATATTGGTCTTGAAACCACTCTTTACTATGCAGCCATGTACCTGGACCCCTACCCTGCGAGCAGAAACCGAAGCACAAGCAGTCAAAACACTAGGAAATGTAAACTGATTCGATTGGTTTCCTTCTCTTGTCAAATCCCTAAAACACTCGATTGCCTTGAAAGCAAATCCATTTTGAGAGTAACCAGTGAGCATTGAAGTCCACGTAACATTATTTTTCTCACCTGACATAGTCCCAAAGAGGTATTCAGCTTCAGAGATGCGTTTGCATTGTGCATACATAGCGAGAAGACCATTCACCACATTAACATCCAAATCAAACCCAGTTTTTATTATATGCCCATGAATCTCTTCACCTCTCAGAAGCAAAGCAAGAGAAGTACACAACCTAAGAACACTCCCCAAAGTGTACTCGTTAGGTTTTATCATCCCATCAAACTGCATTtcccaaaacaaaccaaaagctTCATCTTCAAGTCCATGCTTGCAATACCCAGAAATCAGAGCATTCCATGAGATTGTATTCTTGACTGGGTTGCTACGAAAAATCTGGTCTGCATCAGAAAGTCTCCCTGACTTGGAGTAAGCAACGATCATAGTGTTCCAAGTAAACTCATCCCTCTCAGGCATTTTATCGAACACTTGGCGGGCTTCGTTGACCCGACCGGATTTAGACAAATCTCCCAAAACCAGATTCGAGTGAAGTTTCGTTCGATCAGCATTGCTGTGAATGTAATTACTAAACGGTTTCAAATGTAGACGGAAGCTTCTGATATTCAATTTGTGCAtcacgacgacgacgacgacgacgggaCCAAAATTAAAGTTTAACTCTTTAACGACGACGAAACGTCGTGATGCAATGCAACAACCACTCTCTCTTGAAACGATGcgttttataaattattaaataatattcacTCTCTCTTGACAAAACGGTGCGTTTTATGAAACAACCAACCCAAATAAGATTACACATTACTTGTAGGACTTGTAGTACTGTGGTTATGCAACAAgcaatttttaatatttattattattattgttattacgGATTGATGAAAGGTTGATGCCTGATGGGTagacaagaagaacaaaaaggtaTCAAGATCAGCAATAATAATTACAGAGGCATATAAATCGTTTGTCAATAGTCATGTAACACTGGCCAGTTCCTTGCAGCTTCTTGTCACACAGATCTGTGCATGTTGGTCCATCACAATGGTCATTTAGTAGAACCTGATGACATATATGTTGCCCTTGCGTCTCTTTTGCCACCATCcctacatatttattatataaaaaaaaaaaacatgaagtctcaatataaatttaaaatgcgTACAAACGTGAGAAAATCATTTGATTAATCTCTTattgattttataataatactagAGAATGTTAAACATGTTAAACAAACCTAggaagaagacaatgaagatAGCAACAATGGTGAATTTAGTCATCATAAAATGATTTAACAGGATATATCAGAATGTGTATTGTACATGTAAATATCATgtctatatatacatgtgtatatatatacatgaattgTATGTATACGTATCTAATGTACAATCTATGTTTgactagcaaaaaaaaatgtatacatgtgtatatataattatatatacatgaattgTATGTATACGTATCTAATGTACAATCTATGTTTgactagcaaaaaaaaaatggaatcgGAATCATTTGATTTGGAAAGCAATCAGGTGTTACTtagcaagaaagaagagaaaaaaaaattcaaataaaatgataGTTATATCCGTAATAAGCTTATGTTTTTACAAGCCAAAGGGATATTGATATGGAAGCATTTGATTTGGAAAGCAATCTCTTCTAatgatgtaaaaaaacaataagaataatgagaaaaagaaaaagaaaagaagaagcaatctcttcaaatagaacaaaatataattgaattcacatatcatttttttttagaaaaacttcTGATTTAAGGTGCCATTTGTTGCTAAttatcataagatttaatataataattaaatactcaTTCCACTTTGAAAGATGTTTGAAAGATGtatgtttgaagattttttgtttcacggtaaaattattgtttcgttttgtattttttttttttcatttccaaTTGAATTTAATTATTGCTCTATCCATGATCCATTTCTACATGGCATATAAGCTCAAGTAGTAGCTTATTATAATAGCTCATGTCATATAAAAAAAGTGAAACTAGAATTCATTTAAGATTGAATACCATaacatttttattcttttttcatgtcattataatattttattattactattattatttatagataacaattgataaaaatgaaaaataaataaattaagatttGCATGGAAACGTGCAGAGACAACTCTTAATTTGTCCATTTGGGAAGCAGGAGCCACTTCCATTCCATTTTTTCTTACAGAAAGTGGCACAGGTGTGAGCGACACACTTTTGACCTCTCATTGGAATATCACGACACATTTCTTGTCCTTGCGTCTCTCCTGTCATCATTCctgataaatatttaaaacataatcttTAAAACAATTCTTATAGAATAAAAAATGTTGAGACAAACAATAActacaaataatttaaaatgtctATAGAATAATAGATGTGTAAATCAAACCTAAAACAAGGACGATCGTAAAGATAGAAAGAACTGTGGCTTTAGTCATCatctttgatgattttatacaataaaaatgaaagttaggtgaaaaaaaaaacaggaatgTTAATGGTAATGTACACATGTAGAGAtgttatatatacagtaaaacctctataaattaataatgttgggaccaagatattatattaatttatagtgatattaatttatctataaattaataattattattttatattgtaaattaataattaataatttatagatatatttttaattatttaaaatttttaaaattatgaattgaaaaaactatagcaaaataagattaaactttcggatgttataaattttatggtttaggaattgaacttgtaatatctAGAAatcattattgacaataaattacaaatactatagacaaattgacttatacacatgacatacataaattcaaatctatgaataataatatcaattctcctattttaataatctgtcaaattatcaaattgtaaatgatgcatatctaaaaattaaaactttaaaattaaattatttgtatgacatgttatagaatattttagagatatcattatagtttgaaaatacaacattacaattgttttatagaaatgagctttaggagaaacatacactattatatcagtgtatatatatatttttacatcaatatatcAAACGTAACACTCTATAACCGTTTTCTCTCCGTTCTCTCTCCGGAAGCAACTCTTCAGAAACCTTCCATATTCCTCCCCTTACCGGCCGGCGCTGGCTTCTCCGGCGTCGGTCGGCTATTTATTCCTTGCTTTTCCTTCTTTGTATAGTATTTGATTTTCAATAATACTCGCCAATGATTTCCAAAACTATTTGGTTGATTTCAATCATCCGATTACTTGTCCTTCTCTCCCGTCGTGAGAGTTTCTTTCCGACCACAATCCGGCCAGATCATCGGAGCAGTGGCGGTGCTTTCCCGCTGAATTTCGTTTCAAGCGGTTCTCGTTGGTTAACGATTGAAAGAGATCCTCATCACCATCGTCAGATTTTTAACTCCGACGCAATCAAATCGAGGAATGGCTTTCAGTTCCAGATCTGGGATCCAGGCGGAACAAATTTTGGGATAGAAGATTGCGAGATGAATTCCCGATTAAATTGCATCACTAACACTCGACTGCTCTTCTTCTCGGTGGGTAAGACCTTGTTTCTCCAATTATTGAAGAAGTTGACAAAATTTGGTGATGGTGATATTATTTGCATCCCCTGGTCGGAAACTTCCACTTCATCGTCTatttatttgagttttagaGAAACTGgtttcaaaataaagaaaattactcttcttgatgatgatggtggtgattgCTTTTACCGGTCAGAAACTCTCCCTTTGTCGAGAAAAATCCAACACTTTTGTTATCTCTGGTATAAACTGAGACATGAACCATTCATCTTACATGATTGGTATTCTCTCTTTATTCGGATAAACCAAATTGAAGAGATTAGCTTTTGTCTCATTAACATCGTTGATGAGAATGAGAGATATAGGGATTCGATGACATCTTACCTTTGCTTTATTCCTTTAAAAATCTTTTCAACTTTATTCCGGTGGCATCAAAGACATACATGGGTAAGAGGACTACATCTTCCAAAGGATTTCAAAGGAATCTTGGTGACTATGTACATACAGTGGTGTTCTGATTGGCAAATATGGCATGCTCTATCAACCTTCAGAAGACAGATTCCAGATTCATTAAGCAACAATTCAGTTTTTCTATCAACTAAAGTTATGCCAAGAGCATTTTGGAGTCTCAGCTATATGTTGTTAGCCAATAAAAAGTATGTGAAAGGGGGACATAACAGATCATATCTGTTAGCCTATAAGTCTAAAGATAGCATGGTTACTCTCCACTCTTTCATCTAAATTGTAATAATTTCCTATATTTGCGTAAACGGTTGTTTTGAATCGATTCTGTATTTTGTAAACTCTGATATCAATATATGTTGATTTGccgaaaaaaaatatatatatatatttacatgattattaatttatgatattattggggccatattttacatggagatttcaaaaaacttattatcttattatcttatcgaatattgttaatttttacactggcccgacttgggactgtgacaacccgtcccgcggaccccactagcccaccgctagcttgcccccaacagacccaagctggccctgcagggcatcgatcctaacccatcactgtggatatccctatccaccagtaggttattggtgcgccaggcgttcctcgaaccctgatccctcaccctttaacaaccctTCCCataggacaagctgtcaccaattgataacaaaatttattaatttatagtgtttaataatttatagagtattaatttatagaggttttactgtatatgaaGAATTTATTACTAGCATATCTATTTTCGATCATAAAAAGATACAAATgagaaggatatatatataacaaaatgaatataaatgaAAGCAAATAAGAACACAATAAGCAACatataactaataattaaaaaaaaaacaaagattgtaTAAATTGAATAGTCGAATATGCAGATCTCGTAAATTTTTTATccataaattatataatgtaacaaaatcaaattaataccTATATAGGTTAATTAGGGGGGGTGGTATTGGacaaacatatttttatgtaatttaatCGAATagaaataatatcataaattacatattttcaagtattataaaagatttgaaaaaaaaatctttttatttctaataattataGTTTGCaacattttaataataataaaaaaaataataataaaaaaaatagatggtgaagtgactttagtgcaatggcaggaggtaagtccatttgtagaaatCACCATCACatccgggatcgagtcccggttCCTGCGAataatgtaggaatttggctaatgggctgGCCAGTtatggcccaatggttgacaaaaaaaaaaatgaattcgtCTTAAGTCTCTTTTGTTCCCACTACGTTAAAAACAAACGGTGGTAAACAATATTTTATCGAGTATATTACTGTAACACATGCATATAACACCAACATCAAATTTTTGTATACATTGAATGGTCCACAAGATGCGTTCTCAtaaatttttatctataaaatatacaacgtaacaaaatcaaatagattATCTTACAATTCTGAAATTCATGTAAAATAAGCTGCATGGATTAATTAGTCAATCCTATGTttgaatagcaaaaaaaaatgtcagtaGAAATACTAATCATCTTAATTACTAATtagcaagaaagaagagaaaaaaggtCAAATAATTGATGAGTTACACCATAAGCTTATGTTTTCACAAGCCAAAGGGATAAATGATATGGAAGCATTTGCTTTGGAAAGCAATCTCTTCAAAGTTAAaatgatgtaaaaataataataacaataatgagagaaagaaaaaaagatgaagcaATCTCTTCAAATAGGACAAAATAGAATTGAATccaaataccattttttttttaaaacttctgatataataattaaataaatactcATTCTACTTTGAAAGATTTATGTTTgaagatttgtttgtttcattgtaaaatcattgtttcttttttttttccattcattttgttgttaattatcataagatttaatataataattaaatactcaTTCCactttgaaaaatgtatatgtttgaagattttttgtttcactgtaaaattattattcattttgtattttttttttcatttccaattaaatttaattattgctCTATCCATGATCTATTTCTACATGGCACATAAGCTCAAGTAgtagcttaattttttttttcaaccaaatattaaataaattaaaagatcacTCGAAGtttggttgcccaaacaggaggaaaatagtttacaaaagaagtttcaaaaagTAAAGATCTTGAAGACTGGACAAGACAATCTGCCCTGACGTTGAGTTCACGAGAGATCCTATTCAGGGTGAAGGAGGGGAAGGAGGATCAGAGCAAGGAGAATTCGTCCAGCAAATTTGAGAAGGCCGGCCAATCCTCGGGCAGCTGCACCACCGCTATCaattctgcacaatccgtctcgaagGTTTGACAATCAAACCCAGCTGCCCGCAATGATTTCCACATCAGAGCTTGTAACTCCGCATGTAATGGGGACGGGACACGTCTAAGACTTCGTGCTCCCAGAAGAAGCGTCGAGTCCTCACCATTACAAAACCACCAACCCATACCCTGGAAAGAATCCAAACCTTTCCAggaaccatcaacctgacagCATGGAGAGGGCTCCCTCACCTCAAGGGGAGATGGAAAGCAATCTCTTCTaatgatgtaaacaaaaaaaataacaataatgagaaaaagaaaaagaaaagaagaagcaatttcttcaaatagaacaaaatataattgaattcacatatcatttttttaaaaacttctgATTTAAGGTGCCATTTGTTGCTAAttatcataagatttaatataataattaaattactcATTTCACTTCAAAAGATGTATATGTTTGAAGATTATTTGTTTCactgtaaaattattattttgttttgtatttttttttatttccaattgaatttaattattgctctttttgtaaaattattattttgttataatagctctttttgttcaaaaaaatattataatagctctttttgttaaaaaaaaaattataatagctcatgtcatacaaaaaaaaagtgaaatcagAATTCATATAAGATTGAATACTGTAACATTCTGTTTCCTTTTTCAtgtcattataatatttttttgaggaaaaaaataatattttatttttattattattgtttatagataacaattgataaaaaacgaaaaataaataaatcaagatttgCAAGGAAACGTGCAGAGGCAGTCCTTTATTTGTCCATTTGGGAAGCACAAGCCACTTCCATTCCATTTTTGCTTACAGAGAGTGGCACAGGTGTCATCGACACAGTTTTGACCTCTCATTGGAAGATCATGACACATTTCTTGTCCTTGCGTCTCTCCCATCATTATTcctgataaatattttaaaacataatcttTAAAAACAATTCTTATAGAATAAAAATTGCTGAGACAAAACAataactataaatattttaatatgtttagaaAATGGTAGATGTAAATCAAACCTAAAACGAGGACGATCATAAAGATAACAAGACCTATGGCTTTAGtcatttttgatgattttatacaataaaaataaaagttacgTAAAAAAAATAGGAATGACAATGGCAATGTACATATGTAGAgatgtcttatatatatatatatatattgagaatatatatattgacaatgGCAATGTACtatcataaaatatatgaataggaaggatatatacaacaaaatcaattaaaaataaaagttaagtaAAAACACCAGGAATGTTAATGGCAATTTAGAAATATAGAGACGtcatataattgatttttttgtatatatatatttagaatttatTAGTAGCATATCTATTTTCCATCATAAATATATTggatatatacaacaaaatcaattaaattgaAAGTTAAGTAAAAAAACCATGAATGTTAATGGCAATGTACACATgtagagacatatatatatatatatatatatatatatatattactagcATATCTATTTCCcatcataaaatatatgaataggaatgatatatacaatgtttttaaatccGGACCTGAAGGTGAACCAGAAGTCTTTCGGGTCTCTGGGTCAACCGGTCGGATCGGTTGAATTACGGGtcaattattttattggtttatttgcattttatgaatataacatacacttttctatcttattatataaagttgagttttgaaagttagtcattaacaagattttgacatgtgtacaagttaatataataagagagatttgaaatttcaacagaaaacaaaatattttgttttaaacaatattaataatgtaaaaagataattatcaaaagaatataaaaatttaaaaggttttttaaaaaacaaataattataaggagattttatatcttattatataaagttgggttttgaaagttagtcattaacaagattttgacatgtgttaagTTATCAgtcttagattttgacatgtgtaaaagttactttttatatttaataggagttttgattacaacaaaagtaaaatattttttttttaaaaatattaataatgtaaaaaaataattattaaaattacagaatttataaaaaaatacaatttttttttaaataattgtaaggagattatatgtatattattatataaactttgatgacaaaattactaattaacgagatcgtgacatgtgtcaattgtatcattcagatgttgacacatgtcaattataaaaaataaaaatataataatttaaaacctaccataaacggttttatataaaagtaaaatagagaaaataaaacctaattttattaaaagtatttaaacagttttaaaatttagaaaaaaatcattataaagaaattatatataatataaaattcgaaattatattattgtttacttatttttattttaagttgctaattttacaagaaaaatattactttttatatatataagaaaaagtaactcagcacaatcagtctcaaaacgttgacaagcgatcccttcAACACGTATCCGCTcaatggcccacaacaacgtttttaactttgaatgcagggggaggggctaaattcaaataatttattcaaaaagactgctattgtaatatacaAGATAgaagtatgtaagattaacatatgcgtttttgtaactacaCAAATGTTAAAGTAGTGAGACATATAATATACtctttaatgtgttcataaagaaaatttgttggtagtagtgtagactatagcaaaaaaaaaaacaactattttcaataattaaaagtttatctctttacttttgtatattgtttttacttacgaaaaaactaaatatatattctttgttaattttattttattttaataactttgaactcatctacatctattttctttaactaaaagtgtatatatTTACTGTTTTTATTTCAATCGAACAATTAAAAGGTTAgctgcccaaaccggagggaaaggatttacaaaagaaactttagaGATAAGAGAACAAGAAGCACGagcaagacaatccgccttcgtatttgacgcacgcggtatccaagagatggagaatagtgggaaaGACTCTAGCGAGTTTAACTCATCAAAcaagttggagaaggacggccaATATTCAGAagactgcaccatagtgagtaactcagcacaatcagtctcaaaatgttgacaagcgatcctTTCAACACGTATCCGctaaatggcctacaacaatgtttttttaactCCCAATGCAGGGGGAGAGGCTCTGTTTTAGACACTTaacccccaacaacaaggttcgctcctcaccaacacaacaccaccagcccaatcatgaatacacattggttgctttccaagaaccatcaatctgacaacaagGTGAAAAAACCTGGACATCTGAATAcgaagatggagc
This genomic window contains:
- the LOC104788399 gene encoding putative pentatricopeptide repeat-containing protein At5g52630; this translates as MHKLNIRSFRLHLKPFSNYIHSNADRTKLHSNLVLGDLSKSGRVNEARQVFDKMPERDEFTWNTMIVAYSKSGRLSDADQIFRSNPVKNTISWNALISGYCKHGLEDEAFGLFWEMQFDGMIKPNEYTLGSVLRLCTSLALLLRGEEIHGHIIKTGFDLDVNVVNGLLAMYAQCKRISEAEYLFGTMSGEKNNVTWTSMLTGYSQNGFAFKAIECFRDLTREGNQSNQFTFPSVLTACASVSARRVGVQVHGCIVKSGFKTNIYVQSALIDMYAKCRDLETARALLEGMEADDVVSWNSMIVGCVRQGLIEEALSFFGRMHERDMKIDDFTIPSILNCFALSRTDIKIASSAHCLIVKTGYGTYKLVNNALVDMYAKRGIMDSALKVFEGMIEKDVISWTALVTGNTHNGSYEEALKLFCNMRVEGISPDQIVTASVLSASAELTLLEFGQQVHGNYIKSGLPSSLSVNNSLVTMYTKCGSLEDANVIFNSVEARDLITWTALIVGYAKNGKAKDSLELYYLMIGSGITPDYITFIGLLFACSHAGLIEEAQSYFDSMRTVYGIRPGPEHYACMIDLFGRSGDFFKVEELLNQMEVEPDATVWKAILAASRKHGNIENGERAAKTLMELEPNNAVPYVLLSNMYAAAGRQDEAANVRRLMKSRNISKEPGCSWVEEKGKVHSFMSEDRRHPRMVEIYAKVDEMMLLIKEAGYIADMSFALHDLDKEGKELGLAYHSEKLAVAFGLLVVPSGAPIRIIKNLRVCGDCHNAMKYISRVYLRHIILRDSNCFHHFRDGNCSCGDYW
- the LOC109133043 gene encoding putative defensin-like protein 128 is translated as MMTKFTIVAIFIVFFLGMVAKETQGQHICHQVLLNDHCDGPTCTDLCDKKLQGTGQCYMTIDKRFICLCNYYC
- the LOC109133009 gene encoding putative defensin-like protein 119, producing MMTKATVLSIFTIVLVLGMMTGETQGQEMCRDIPMRGQKCVAHTCATFCKKKWNGSGSCFPNGQIKSCLCTFPCKS
- the LOC109133044 gene encoding putative defensin-like protein 119 yields the protein MTKAIGLVIFMIVLVLGIMMGETQGQEMCHDLPMRGQNCVDDTCATLCKQKWNGSGLCFPNGQIKDCLCTFPCKS